From Podospora bellae-mahoneyi strain CBS 112042 chromosome 5, whole genome shotgun sequence:
TACGGCTGACGCAAGCCTTGCCGGTCAAGGGGAAGGCGCACTGCTTGACAATCTTGGGGTTGCCCTTCTTGTCGGTGTGCTCCATGGTGACGACGACCTTGGTCTTCTCGGGGTTGGAAACCAAGTCCATGGCACCACCGAAgcccttgaccttgccggGCAACATCCAGTTGGCGAGGTCACCGCTGGCGCTGACCTGCATAGCACCAAGAATGGTGAGGTTGATACGGCCAGCTCTGATCATACCGAAAGACTCCTCAGAGCCGAAGACAGAGGCACCGGGGCGGAGGGTGACAGTCTCCTTGCCGGCGTTGATAAGAtcggcgtcctcctcgccctttCGTGGGTAAgggccaagaccaagaataCCATTCTCGCTCTGGAGCATaacctccacatcctcaccCACAAAACCCGGAGCAAGCATAGGCATGCCGATACCAAGGTTGGCATACATGCCATTCTTGAACTCCTTGGCAGCTCTCTTAAcaatcatctccctcttcgccctcgtCTCACCGCTACCcaacgcagcagcagccttggggTCAGCCTCCTCGTTGGGGTCCTTGGCCCACGTGTACTTCTCAATCCCCTTCTCCGCAGTAGACTGAACCACCCTCTGGACATAAATCCCAGGCAAATGCACCGCCTCAGGTGCAATCTCCCCCGGCTCAACAATATTCTCCGCCTCCACAATCGTCATCTTTGCGTTCCTCCCCATCGCCCCGTTGAAGTTGTTAGCCGCCAGCCTGAACTGGCAGTTCCCCAGCCTGTCCGCCTTGTACGCCTTGACAAAAGCAACATCACCCGCAATCGCATGCTCAAGCAAGTAGCTCTTGCCGTTAAAAACCTTCACATCCTTCGGATAAGAAAACTCATCCGGTGTACCGTCGGGTTTGTTCCTCAGAGGCAACTCACCCGTCTGAACCACCGTGCCAAAAGCAGCGGGGGTGTAAAAGGCGGGGATACCCTTCCCGCCGGCGGCGCAACGCTCGGCGAGCGTGCCCTGTGGTGTGAGCTCGAGCTCGATCTCGCCGGTGAGGTACATCTTTTCAAACGTCTTGTTCTCGCCAATGTACGAGGCGATCATCTTTTTGACCTGCTTCGTCTTGAGGAGCTTGCCGAGACCCGAGGTGTCGGTgccggcgttgttggagACGGCGGTGAGGCCGGTGAGGTCGGGGCGGTTGTGGACTTCGTTGATGAGGGTGTCGGGGACGCCGCAGAGGCCGAAGCCGCCGCAGAGGAGGGTCGAGTTGGGTTTCATGTCCTTGATTGCTTCGGCGGCTGAGGGGTAGATCTTGTTGATCTCGTAGCGgcggggggtgagggagaaggcgcgGGTGAAGAGAGCGCCGTACTGGGGGGTTTTGTGTGAGTAACATGAGTGATGAGCTATTCTACTTCACTACTCACGTTCTGGCCATATTTGGCGTAGGCCCTGAGGGTCTTCATGCGCAGAGCGGTGGAAGGCATCTTGACGGCTTTCACTTTACGATGAGAGTGTGAGTTCGGAGTTAAGAGAGAGCGGGTATAATGTGGGATAAAAGCCACAAGCCGTTGAGGTACAACAGTCACAAGatgtgggggaggagtaACTGTTATAACTTTGTAACCCAAAACTCAGGATatgaagatggagagaggagagaaaaaaaaaaggagaaaatgGGAAAATTAACGActcaaaagaaaacataGCCTACTACAAGCGCCTACGTAAACTCAAGTCATCGGAGAGCCGCGGGCCCATTTCCTTCGTGCGCGCGAACTTCCAACGAATGGGTTCATTACCTACGAATCCCGTCAATGGCCGACGCCAGTAGCCGTGGTCCCTGCTTCCCCGGCATGTCTCCGCCCCTCGGAAAGGCTGTTCGGCAGAGGGTTGAGAATTGACCCTGACCCGGAAACCGTCGGCCAAAGTCTTTACgcgggggggggtgggtggttcaTCAAGGTTGCATATATATGCAGCTGCGGGTAATTGTTTAAGGCCGCCTGGCTGTTTCAATTTATGCTCTCTCACGTAGCTATACTCTCGGTCTTTGGAACTCTAATCACTTTGAGCATATGCTCCCTTTTATTATCTATATGCTCTTCTAGACAAAACGAACAGTCTCACCAGCTCCCGGCGCATCACCTAAAAAAAATGGACCGAAACTCGGCGCTGTGGATCCCttc
This genomic window contains:
- a CDS encoding hypothetical protein (COG:H; EggNog:ENOG503NXV8), which encodes MPSTALRMKTLRAYAKYGQNYGALFTRAFSLTPRRYEINKIYPSAAEAIKDMKPNSTLLCGGFGLCGVPDTLINEVHNRPDLTGLTAVSNNAGTDTSGLGKLLKTKQVKKMIASYIGENKTFEKMYLTGEIELELTPQGTLAERCAAGGKGIPAFYTPAAFGTVVQTGELPLRNKPDGTPDEFSYPKDVKVFNGKSYLLEHAIAGDVAFVKAYKADRLGNCQFRLAANNFNGAMGRNAKMTIVEAENIVEPGEIAPEAVHLPGIYVQRVVQSTAEKGIEKYTWAKDPNEEADPKAAAALGSGETRAKREMIVKRAAKEFKNGMYANLGIGMPMLAPGFVGEDVEVMLQSENGILGLGPYPRKGEEDADLINAGKETVTLRPGASVFGSEESFGMIRAGRINLTILGAMQVSASGDLANWMLPGKVKGFGGAMDLVSNPEKTKVVVTMEHTDKKGNPKIVKQCAFPLTGKACVSRIITELGVFDVDFAHGLTLIEIAPGVTVEEIKAKTEAPFHVAEDLKPML